The following proteins are co-located in the Palaemon carinicauda isolate YSFRI2023 chromosome 3, ASM3689809v2, whole genome shotgun sequence genome:
- the LOC137638451 gene encoding rhodopsin-like, with protein MGYWEDPTNMASSGMPSTNPYGNYTVVDTVPHDLLYMVDTHWYQFPPMNPLWYNLIAFWMVVMGSLAIGGNFVVIWVFMCTKSLRTPANMYVVNLAFSDFGMMLTMCPPILVNCYYQTWAFSDVACHIYGMLGSVFGTASIWSMVFITLDRYNVIVKGLSGQPLTANGALLRIFIVWAQTLFWGVLPLFGICRYVPEGNMTACGTDYLSEDIYSQVYLYLYAADCYILPLFFIIFSYTFIMKAVFNHEKQMREQAKKMGVKSLRNDPEAKKTSSECRLAKVALTTVSLWFIAWTPYFVINMAGLLYKPMVTPLFSIWGSVFAKANAVYNPIVYAISHPKYRAAMEKKIPCLSCTTERDEDASNASDATTVASTNEKE; from the coding sequence ATGGGATACTGGGAGGATCCTACTAACATGGCCAGTAGCGGTATGCCCTCAACAAACCCCTACGGGAACTACACCGTAGTTGACACGGTGCCCCAtgacctcctttatatggttgataCCCACTGGTACCAGTTTCCTCCTATGAACCCTCTTTGGTATAATCTGATCGCATTTTGGATGGTCGTCATGGGCTCCCTTGCCATTGGTGGTAACTTCGTTGTCATCTGGGTCTTCATGTGCACCAAGTCTCTCCGAACTCCTGCTAATATGTACGTCGTGAATTTGGCTTTTTCCGACTTTGGAATGATGCTTACCATGTGCCCACCAATTCTAGTCAACTGCTATTACCAGACGTGGGCTTTCAGCGATGTCGCCTGCCACATATATGGAATGTTGGGTTCTGTCTTCGGAACTGCATCTATTTGGTCGATGGTCTTTATCACTTTGGATCGTTACAATGTCATCGTGAAGGGTCTTTCAGGACAGCCATTGACTGCCAATGGTGCTTTACTGCGAATTTTCATTGTATGGGCACAAACACTATTTTGGGGTGTTCTTCCTCTCTTTGGCATTTGCAGATATGTTCCTGAAGGCAACATGACCGCCTGCGGTACTGATTACCTCTCTGAAGATATTTATAGTCAAGTATACCTGTATCTTTATGCCGCAGATTGCTACATCCTTCCTCTATTCTTCATTATCTTTTCCTATACATTCATCATGAAAGCTGTTTTCAACCATGAAAAACAAATGCGGGAACAAGCTAAAAAAATGGGTGTAAAGTCCCTGAGAAATGACCCAGAAGCTAAAAAGACTTCAAGCGAATGCCGTCTTGCGAAGGTTGCCCTAACGACTGTGTCCCTATGGTTTATTGCGTGGACTCCTTACTTTGTCATCAATATGGCAGGTCTTCTGTACAAGCCTATGGTCACTCCTCTGTTTTCCATTTGGGGTTCAGTCTTTGCTAAGGCCAATGCAGTGTACAACCCTATTGTTTATGCTATCAGTCATCCCAAATACAGAGCCGCTATGGAAAAGAAGATTCCATGCCTCTCATGCACTACTGAAAGAGATGAGGATGCCAGCAACGCCTCTGATGCCACGACAGTTGCATCTACCAATGAAAAGGAATAG